From the Lolium rigidum isolate FL_2022 chromosome 2, APGP_CSIRO_Lrig_0.1, whole genome shotgun sequence genome, one window contains:
- the LOC124690024 gene encoding late embryogenesis abundant protein At3g53040-like, translating into MASQQQNRKDTASKQDEGHDLDLKEIGKYRAEAQQNSADAIRAAQERYNEANRKLQAGGGAAAHGAKGGTVTVTQAPGVTAVVSCQESKNHPSKQETSPAAAHGQGGALTSSRGTEKQHATKQKEGRGHGTSGHDEAGRHRGEERMSSVEATRANAGSYDMVKAKERGSTGVKDTATQTLGSAGDQAVAKGAEAKDAAAHGAGLTAEKTKEATGTAAEYAKQTAAKTKEVTLAAGGTAAEYAKQAAVKAKDVTASTGGTAAEYAKTAAEKAREAALAAGKTTAGYTQQAAVKGKDVTLSTGQTAAEYAKTAAEKAKDAALAAGKTTAGYTQQAAVKAKDVTLSTGAQVAQKAKEVTADTAQKVAEYAKETAEQGKAAAARAEEKAKEAAASVADKAEEPGFDTSAQGSSVKDATGSMAQKASDRAAYMKDSVKDAAGGTAEKTRDMTAETKGRAEDTTRDMGDRTGGVTAQVKDSAGAMAQKVTDTAAYIKDSVTDAAGRTVEKARDVGSQAGEAKNRAVETGKNATTGGGASETAKAKAEGTEEDTTIVGDVLEAVGATVYGIAKHTKGIVAGEEELIPVKGGDQAAKMEGRDKSD; encoded by the exons ATGGCGTCGCAGCAACAGAACCGGAAGGACACCGCATCGAAGCAAGACGAAGGCCACGACCTTGACCTGAAGGAGATCGGCAAGTACCGCGCGGAGGCGCAGCAGAACTCTGCCGACGCCATCCGTGCCGCCCAGGAGCGGTACAACGAGGCCAACAGGAAGCtgcaggcgggcggcggcgcggcggcgcacggcgccaAGGGTGGGACCGTGACGGTGACCCAGGCGCCGGGCGTCACGGCGGTGGTCTCCTGTCAGGAGAGCAAGAACCATCCTTCCAAGCAGGAGACGAGCCCTGCCGCGGCGCACGGACAAGGTGGCGCGTTGACGTCGTCTCGGGGTACAGAGAAGCAGCACGCCACGAAGCAGAAGGAGGGCCGTGGGCATGGGACCTCGGGCCACGACGAGGCCGGGAGGCACcgcggcgaggagaggatgagCTCGGTGGAGGCCACCCGCGCCAACGCCGGCAGCTATGACATGGTCAAAGCGAAAGAGCGCGGCTCGACCGGCGTGAAGGACACTGCCACGCAGACGCTTGGCTCCGCGGGTGACCAGGCTGTCGCCAAGGGCGCGGAAGCGAAGGACGCCGCCGCGCACGGCGCGGGGCTCACGGCGGAGAAGACTAAGGAGGCCACGGGCACCGCGGCGGAGTACGCGAAGCAGACCGCCGCGAAGACCAAGGAGGTCACGCTCGCCGCGGGCGGGACGGCTGCGGAGTACGCGAAGCAGGCCGCCGTGAAGGCCAAGGACGTCACGGCGAGCACCGGCGGGACGGCCGCGGAGTACGCCAAGACGGCCGCCGAGAAGGcgagggaggcggcgctggcggccggCAAGACGACGGCCGGGTACACGCAGCAAGCGGCGGTGAAGGGCAAGGACGTGACGCTCTCCACCGGCCAGACGGCCGCCGAGTACGCCAagacggcggcggagaaggcgaaGGACGCCGCGCTGGCTGCGGGGAAGACGACGGCCGGGTACACGCAGCAGGCGGCCGTGAAGGCCAAGGACGTGACGCTGTCCACCGGGGCGCAGGTGGCGCAGAAGGCGAAGGaggtgaccgcggacacggcgcaGAAGGTGGCGGAGTACGCCAAGGAGACGGCGGAGCAAGGGAAGGCCGCTGCTGCCAGGGCCGAGGAGAAGGCCAAGGAGGCTGCGGCCAGCGTCGCGGACAAGGCGGAGGAGCCAGGCTTTGACACGAGCGCGCAGGGGTCGTCTGTGAAGGACGCAACCGGTTCCATGGCGCAGAAGGCCAGTGACAGGGCTGCGTACATGAAGGACTCCGTGAAGGACGCGGCAGGAGGCACGGCGGAGAAGACCCGCGACATGACTGCAGAAACCAAGGGCAGGGCCGAGGACACAACCAGAGACATGGGGGACAGGACCGGAGGCGTGACTGCCCAGGTGAAGGACTCGGCCGGAGCCATGGCGCAGAAGGTTACTGACACGGCCGCGTACATCAAGGACTCGGTGACGGACGCAGCTGGACGCACGGTGGAGAAGGCCAGGGACGTTGGGTCGCAGGCAGGGGAGGCAAAGAACAGAGCGGTGGAGACCGGCAAGAACgccaccaccggcggcggcgcgtcggagACGGCCAAGGCAAAG GCTGAAGGTACCGAAGAAGACACGACGATAGTGGGCGACGTCCTGGAGGCGGTGGGCGCGACCGTGTACGGGATAGCCAAGCACACCAAGGGGATCGTCGCCGGTGAAGAGGAGCTCATCCCCGTCAAGGGAGGAGATCAGGCGGCCAAGATGGAAGGCAGGGACAAGTCTGATTAA